The window TCAATAACATTGTgtgtttctctttcttcttttctctcttacTTATTTTCCAAATTTCTCCTCTTCCATGTTCATCTTATTATTCATCACACAAACATGGTACAACTAGTAAAAAGAGTCACCACCGACAACATAGTTCATCACTTCCTATTACTATTCAacaacaatcatcatcatcatcatcattttccaCGTCATTTGACTTCAAATCATTAGACCAAAAAAACTCAGATCATACAAAGGGAAAATGGATTCTTCTTCACAAATCAATTGGCATCTCTGCCATGCACATGCAACTTCTCCATAATAATAAGGTTGTTATTTTCGACCGGACCGATTTCGGCTCTTCTAACCTTTCCCTTCCTCAAGGCCAATGCAGGTACGATTGAATCGTATGATCATCTCATCTCATTTGAAAACTCAACAAGAAGGCATGTAGACATAGAAATTATTTGCAAATCGATGTTTGTTTTGCAATTTTGTTCATATTTCAACTTCAAAGTGAAATTGAGAATTTGAAGTTTGAAATATTAGTTTTAAAGCATTTCAAGCCAACTAACACTTTGTATCAATTTCCAAATAAAGgggaattcaaaattttaaatttattgattttgagcaatagttttttttttttttttgagatgcATTATCTACATACATTAACTGAATTTcttaatacaaatataaaactTAAGCTGAAGTTATCAAGTTCTACCGAACCTCAACTTCTATTATGGATCCATTCATGGTCCTAATGTACTTGTTTTTCAACACCAAACAAATGTTGTCTAAATGATTGAACAATTAGAAACAACACACATTTATttaattaatcatattttcaacaacaGGTACAATGACGAAGCCCTCAAAGTAGATTGCACCGCTCATTCTATCCTATACGATGTTGCCACCAATACGTACCGTCCACTCATGGTACACACGGACGTATGGTGTTCATCGGGTGCCGTTAACTCTAACGGCACACTTATTCAAACAGGCGGGTACCATGCTGGCGAACGTAAAATACGGTTATTTTCGCCGTGTACTAATGAAGAAATTTGTGATTGGACGGAGCTTTCGCAGAATCTAACAGTTAAAAGATGGTATTCTACAGATCATATACTTCCTGATGGACGTATAATAATCGTAGGAGGAAGAAGTGCTTATAGTTATGAATTTTTTCCCCAATActcgaatcatgatggcgtttATTCCCTTCAATTTTTGAAGGAAACAACTGACCCTAAAGAGGAAAATAATCTTTACCCTTTTTTATACGTGTTGCCCGATGGAAATATTTACATTTTCGCTAACCAACGTTCGATAGTATTGGACTACGTAAAAAATCGAATAATTAGGGAGTTTCCTATTATTCCAGGTGAGAAAAGGAGTTATCCAGCGACTGGATCATCGGTAATGCTACCGATGAAATTAGTCGCTAGAGATTTGTATCCGATGGTGGAGGTGATGGTTTGCGGTGGTGCTAGTGGTGGTGCATTTTTACAAGCGGGGATGGGTGGTTTTAGGCCTGCTTCGACAACATGTGGACGTATGAGGATTACAGATCCTGAACCTAAATGGGTCATGGAGGATATGCCGTTGGGTCGGGTCATGCCCGATATGCTGTTGTTACCTACAGGTATGATGTCAAATGGGCAGGTTAGGCTGAATTTCGAGGGTTAGTTGGACTGAGTTAATAAATGAACAAATTATTGACTTACTTGGATTGAAAATGGACTAAAATTTGGGTCACATTCTAACTCACCCAACTCTTCCCAAGTTTGAGTACGTTCCTTTATTTGTTATCTTATACTCTTTTTATAtcttacaaattattattttctttattatcatGATAAATCACATCCTACATAAAATAATTTGGACCAGCTATTAGTCCAACATTTGATACCGAAACGAGTTGAGTTGAAATGACTGAATTAACAAATAATCAGGTAATTAATCAGTTGAACGAATTATGATTTCAATGGACTAATTTTGTTAAGTTTTTCAACAGGAGATGTGATTATATTGAATGGAGCATCAAAAGGGACAGCCGGGTGGGAGAATGCAATTGATCCGGTATTGACCCCGGTTCTTTACAGCCCCAATGAACCCGACCCGAATAGGAGATTCAGTGTACTCAACCCCACCAGTATTCCAAGAATGTACCACTCATCAGCTACATTATTGCCAGATGGCAGAATATTAGTGGGTGGAAGTAATCCACATATAAGGTACAACTTTACTGGCGTAATGTACCCCACAGAATTAAGCTTAGAAGCATTTATGCCACCATATTTGAGCCCACAACAATCTCATCTACGTCCATCAATCGTGACCGTTGAAGGACCCGTATCGTACGGTCAGAAATTCTCTATGACGTATACGCTCGGGTTTTCTCAGCCTACTGAGAAAGTCATGGTAACCATGATAGCACCATCATTCACCACACATTCTTTCGCGATGAATCAACGGCTATTAATTTTGGATATCGTGGAAGTTAAACAACTATCAGGGTTCGGTCAAAAGATCACGGTGTATGCGCCTCCATCGCGTAATATTGCACCTCCGGG of the Capsicum annuum cultivar UCD-10X-F1 chromosome 11, UCD10Xv1.1, whole genome shotgun sequence genome contains:
- the LOC107846879 gene encoding aldehyde oxidase GLOX, coding for MAFNNIVCFSFFFSLLLIFQISPLPCSSYYSSHKHGTTSKKSHHRQHSSSLPITIQQQSSSSSSFSTSFDFKSLDQKNSDHTKGKWILLHKSIGISAMHMQLLHNNKVVIFDRTDFGSSNLSLPQGQCRYNDEALKVDCTAHSILYDVATNTYRPLMVHTDVWCSSGAVNSNGTLIQTGGYHAGERKIRLFSPCTNEEICDWTELSQNLTVKRWYSTDHILPDGRIIIVGGRSAYSYEFFPQYSNHDGVYSLQFLKETTDPKEENNLYPFLYVLPDGNIYIFANQRSIVLDYVKNRIIREFPIIPGEKRSYPATGSSVMLPMKLVARDLYPMVEVMVCGGASGGAFLQAGMGGFRPASTTCGRMRITDPEPKWVMEDMPLGRVMPDMLLLPTGDVIILNGASKGTAGWENAIDPVLTPVLYSPNEPDPNRRFSVLNPTSIPRMYHSSATLLPDGRILVGGSNPHIRYNFTGVMYPTELSLEAFMPPYLSPQQSHLRPSIVTVEGPVSYGQKFSMTYTLGFSQPTEKVMVTMIAPSFTTHSFAMNQRLLILDIVEVKQLSGFGQKITVYAPPSRNIAPPGYYMVFVVHKGVPGHSAWVKMK